The Candidatus Fukatsuia endosymbiont of Tuberolachnus salignus nucleotide sequence CTAGGAACCTTAGCGGTGGCACCATACCACTTCCGTCGTTCCACAAACCAGAGACACAGATACCGTAAAGAAATGGTAGCAAAATCGCTATGATCCGAGTTTATATTTCCTTGGGGAGTAACCTGGCACAGCCGCTGCAGCAAATTACATCAGCATTGAAGGCATTGGCCAATTTGCCATGTAGTGAACTGATAAAATGTTCGCCGTTTTATCGTAGTAAACCTTTAGGATCACAGGAACAACCAGATTATCTTAATGCTGTGGTTGCTGTGGACACTCTCTTGTCGGCAGAAAAATTGCTGGATTATACTCAAGCTATTGAACTTCAGCAGGGGCGAGTTAGAAAAGAACAACGCTGGGGAGCTCGCACATTGGATCTGGATATCATGTTATACGGTGATCACATCATAAATAGCGAGCGCCTTGTCGTTCCTCATTACGGTCTGAAAGAAAGAGAGTTTATGCTCTACCCTCTAGCGGATATTGCATCAGGGCTAATTTTTCCTGATGGTGAATCTTTGGCAGAAAATCTGACAAGGATAACGAAAAATGGTTTGATGCTTTGGAAGTGATAAAGCCATCGAAAATGATAAAAGCATCATCTTGGATCCTGGTCAATAAATAAGCATGCTGAGCGCATTTTTGACAAAGTATCAGTAAGCGCAATAGATTTTGAACAGGTTCTAACAAAGGAAGACTGAAATTGTGATCACCACTTTGTTTAAAGATTTTCAATTTGAAGCCGCACATAGGCTACCGAATGTTGCCAAAGGCCATAAATGTGGGCGTTTGCATGGTCATTCATTTACGGTTCGGCTAGAAGTGACGGGTGAAGTGGATCCTCATCAAGGTTGGCTGATAGATTTCTCTAAACTGAAAGAGGCATTTCAACCCATTTGGCAGTGTTTGGATCATCATTATCTGAATGATATTCCCGGCCTGGAGAACCCTACCAGTGAAATATTAGCAAGTTGGATTTGGAAACAGCTTAAACCAGAACTTGCTGAACTCAGTGCTGTGATAATAAAAGAAACCTGTTCAGCAGGCTGCATATATAAAGGTGAATGAATCTAGAAGAACAGAAGTATCAAGCGATATTCAAGTATTTATGCATTTGTACAGATAATCGCCAATTACGGGCAATACAGGTTTTAATGCAGAGCTGGGTTGCCCCATCTGTCTGCTTGTTTTCTTTTCCGATAGGTTGTAACACAATGATCCTTTTTTTATCATCGTGTAACTTAGCCAGTAACTCATCTAGCTGCTCAATGTCCCGTTCACGCGCAACGGGATGTTTTATTTCATCAGCTCTCTGTAATGCTTGCTCAAGTACTTTCAATCCACCGCGCATATCGACTTTTGCCGATACCGTCACCCAGGTTGCAGCAGAACAGTGTACTTCATGAGTACCACTGGTTTCGATCTGGCAACGATAGCCATTTTTTTCTAGTTCTGCGGTTAACGGCACCAGATCATAAATACAAGGTTCTCCACCGGTTATGATCACATGACGGGCGCTGTATCCCTGTTCCTGCAAGACATTCAACAGCTGTAGCTCATTGGCATTACTCCAATCATCACTCACTGAGTTCTTCACCATGATACGTTGTAGGTCAACTTCTCGGTCGTTTTTCTTTTCCCAAGTGTGTTTGGTATCACACCAGCTACAACCTACCGGACAGCCTTGTAACCGTATAAAAATTGCCGGAACGTTAGTGAAATAACCTTCTCCCTGCAACGACTGAAAGATCTCATTAATCGGGTACAACATCGATATCTCTACATAGAATAAATCAGTGGGCGATTATTGCAGATTCTTAGCTTTTCACCAAATGCTCTATTTAACATTAGACACAAGTTTCACATTGTATACTCAAAAGAAGAGGTAGACTCTTTATATGTTTTGCGGTCTTAATTCACAAATAGGAAGTATCTATCGCCCACGCTTTCCAAATATCGCTACGTGCCTTATCTAACGCTAGCAATGCCTGTTGAACCTCCTGTCTCCAGAGTAACATCAACGCCTTGCGTCCACTCAAATTGCGACTTGCTACCACTTCCATCGTCGATAACCGCTGTTGTAAATGCTGGCGTAGCATAGGTAATGGTAGCGGACTACTAAGCAACAATCTCTGTAGAGCCGCCAAGCTCGTCGCCAGTGAGCGGTAAGCATAGGCAAAACCGGCTAATTCACGCCAGTCATCATCATTGAGTGATTGATCAATTTTACCTTGCTGTAAAAAATATTCTTGCTGTGGCTGTAACGAAGGTTGTAACCAAGCCTGTAACCAGGCTCCGTCCCGTGCCAATTGTTGTTGTGCCGATTGACACAAGATCTCTCCTGCTTTACTTAGCGGCAATATTGCCATCGCGGTATAGCAACCACTGCTGGCTTCTTTACGGTCACCTATTCGCAGCAATTTAAAACCACATGCTTGCCAAAAACTGTTTAATTCATCGTTATAACCGAAACTGACAGATAAAAAATCTCGTTTCTGTTGCAGTGCAGATTCTTTCTCTTCTTGTATCATACGATTGGCAATCCCTTGTCGCCGCCATATTGCCGTTACGGCTATTCGACTAACACGGCGAGAGCGCAGAGTCGGTGCTAACCATTGTCCACTGTGTGCAGCTAGCGACTGTGCAACTAAATTGCCTCTTGGTCGTCGACGTCCCGCCCAAATATCTCGCGCCAATTGACTATCTAAGCCACCCTCTTCCACTAGCCATATCGCCCCAATCAGTGATCCCGCTGCAAAAGCGGTAGTAAAATGCATCCCTGGCGCATCCATCAAGCGTCGTAGATCAAGTGGTGTCGTACGATAATGAGCGCTGGATAACAAACCATAGAAACAGCGTAGTAAATGCGGTTTCAGGCGCCATTCATGTTGTTGGCAAGACAGGATCTGCACGCTTACACTAGAGTTAACGACTGTAGGAGGAGGATCATTAAACAACAATGTTTGATTTAAAAAGCGTTCCAGTGGGTCATCAACCGCCCAGCGAATAGGATCGGTGAGGATCAGATGATGCCACTGTGTTAGATTGGCACAAAATTTCAGCAAAAAACCACGACCGGTACCCTCATAGCCCTGGATAGTGGTAGTTAGTAGGATCCTGGGGAAATACTTCAGCAGCGAGGAGAGCAAGGGAATGGGGATCGCTGCTGCTTCATCGATAAGCAACCAATCCACCTGACTGACACTGTACTGACGACAAAAATTTAGCAGAGCATCGGGTGCCCAAAACACCACGGGTTTATCTGTTTTCTGGCACCGTATCTGCTGACACAATACTTCGGTCGTAGCTTTACTCGGCGCAGTTATCCAACAAATCCCCTGCCATTGCGCAATTAACATACCTGCCAGTGTGGATTTACCTCGTCCACGTGCTGCAGTTAGTACCCATACACCCCTTTTAGCTCGCATTAATCGGTGCAAAATAGTCTGTTGCTCCGAAGTCGGCATACCATCCTGCCATCGATGCTCAGGCCGCGTCTGCATTCTAGGGATAAAGGAAGGATGTCCCTGATGCCAAAAAGCGATTTCTTTATCCACCAA carries:
- the queD gene encoding 6-carboxytetrahydropterin synthase QueD, yielding MITTLFKDFQFEAAHRLPNVAKGHKCGRLHGHSFTVRLEVTGEVDPHQGWLIDFSKLKEAFQPIWQCLDHHYLNDIPGLENPTSEILASWIWKQLKPELAELSAVIIKETCSAGCIYKGE
- the folK gene encoding 2-amino-4-hydroxy-6-hydroxymethyldihydropteridine diphosphokinase, with translation MIRVYISLGSNLAQPLQQITSALKALANLPCSELIKCSPFYRSKPLGSQEQPDYLNAVVAVDTLLSAEKLLDYTQAIELQQGRVRKEQRWGARTLDLDIMLYGDHIINSERLVVPHYGLKEREFMLYPLADIASGLIFPDGESLAENLTRITKNGLMLWK
- a CDS encoding tRNA(Met) cytidine acetyltransferase TmcA — translated: MQQQGVRRLFVISGDADWCRQQARLLGQSLPGDWQWISEMETQVSAIPAIAAKKLLGQEKMHAVFDATMALNVEALAILAGTLRAGSWLLLLVPKWRLWPQLTDKDSLRWSEQHDPLATPNFINHFQQQLLVDKEIAFWHQGHPSFIPRMQTRPEHRWQDGMPTSEQQTILHRLMRAKRGVWVLTAARGRGKSTLAGMLIAQWQGICWITAPSKATTEVLCQQIRCQKTDKPVVFWAPDALLNFCRQYSVSQVDWLLIDEAAAIPIPLLSSLLKYFPRILLTTTIQGYEGTGRGFLLKFCANLTQWHHLILTDPIRWAVDDPLERFLNQTLLFNDPPPTVVNSSVSVQILSCQQHEWRLKPHLLRCFYGLLSSAHYRTTPLDLRRLMDAPGMHFTTAFAAGSLIGAIWLVEEGGLDSQLARDIWAGRRRPRGNLVAQSLAAHSGQWLAPTLRSRRVSRIAVTAIWRRQGIANRMIQEEKESALQQKRDFLSVSFGYNDELNSFWQACGFKLLRIGDRKEASSGCYTAMAILPLSKAGEILCQSAQQQLARDGAWLQAWLQPSLQPQQEYFLQQGKIDQSLNDDDWRELAGFAYAYRSLATSLAALQRLLLSSPLPLPMLRQHLQQRLSTMEVVASRNLSGRKALMLLWRQEVQQALLALDKARSDIWKAWAIDTSYL
- the queE gene encoding 7-carboxy-7-deazaguanine synthase QueE, with protein sequence MLYPINEIFQSLQGEGYFTNVPAIFIRLQGCPVGCSWCDTKHTWEKKNDREVDLQRIMVKNSVSDDWSNANELQLLNVLQEQGYSARHVIITGGEPCIYDLVPLTAELEKNGYRCQIETSGTHEVHCSAATWVTVSAKVDMRGGLKVLEQALQRADEIKHPVARERDIEQLDELLAKLHDDKKRIIVLQPIGKENKQTDGATQLCIKTCIARNWRLSVQMHKYLNIA